A window of Daucus carota subsp. sativus chromosome 2, DH1 v3.0, whole genome shotgun sequence genomic DNA:
ATAAATTTTCTGATAAGGTACTGGAACGGGTATCGGTTGTGAATATGATTTAAAAGGCATAGGATACATATAGAGATTCCTGTGTTGACATTTTCAGATATTTCAGATAATGTAACTTTTACATAAAGTTCTAAGCATGTTTGAATACAACAGGTTAGAAATACCAGCGACAGACCTATTCAGTTAGGAATCCATGATGTGAAATTGCAATCTCAAAGGCTTCCATCTTTGCACCGCGAACACATCCATTACGGTCATAAGAGGAAATTTCATTGATGTTCAGATCAATGCAAGCCTTGACAAGCTCTTCACCAACTAGTTTTGCAGCTTCCTGATCAAATGTGGAATATGTTAATCAGAACAGCACTTCAATCAAGGGCAGAGCATGGTTTGGTTCAGTCCGATTTTTGGATAAAACCACAAAACGGAACCATATACATTTGGTTTCTAAAATCGAAATCTGTGTTCAGGTTTCAATTTCAGATTGCCGGCAGATTGAATCTTCAGGATTCAAACATTAATATCTGTGTACTAACAGCCACTGGTCCGGCAAAATGAACAAAACACTGCAGATGCATTTTGATCTACAAGATGTACATAAAATATACAATGTGCACCACGCAAGAGTGTAATTGCAGATCAATAGATCAGTCAAGAATGTTAGAGATAAGtatcggacttgtttgaagggATTATAATTCCCAGATTACTACCCTATTTATCTCAAATGTAAGGGATTATAATCCCataaacttatattttaatCATTGTTTTAGTTAATTTCCATGGGATTATAGTACCTTGTGAGGGACAATCTCATGGGATTATAATCctatgaatttaaaaaaaatactgtaGTTGTCCGGGAATTATAATCCTTTCAAACAAACATGGCCAAAGGGTTCATGAGTTCTGGATAACTCCGAAGTTCAGAGCATCAGGAATTCATAACTCATATAAATctatataaaactaaattagATATTGtttagtatatttaaataatcacTTTCAATTTTAACCTAAAACCGGAACTGAACCAGTCTTTGAATTTTTCGGTTTCCATTCAGCTTTTACTGTTCTTTATCAGTTTAGGTTCAGTTTTGATTTTAAATCGGTTTTTTCCTCACCCTATATTGTTCAATGTTAAGAAACTCATCCAAGAGGATTTGTCCAAACGATAGCCGAAGTTTCTCTGTCCTCTCAAACTAGCACTTGTCTACTTTTTTTGTCATTAAATTATGCAGAATGTGTAAAGTGTcttatgtcaaaaaaaataaaaaattatacagaATGTGTACTTACAACAGTGCTACAGGAAGGATCATCCCGCATTGCTTTCTGCAGCGTACTGCCATAAAACAGATTCTTCTTGTTATGATCATCAACCAGCATAGCATATAACTGCTTATCGGAGCAGAATACTGAAAGCCTTGGTCTTGTAGGTGTACCATTAAACTGGTCAAGAGAACACAATCATCATCATTCAGAAATTAAGTTGTGGCAAGAATTTGCAGCCAGACTTCATCAGCAAATTAAACATTATAGTACCTTTTTTCTAATTCGTCTATTTCGAATTTTAGGACTTTCGGTTCGAGTATTGTTCCTCGCCTCGATCTTAGACTGCTTCAATTGTACATCTAAAAGCATCATATTAGTTCCAAGTTCAACGCATAGGTGATACATATACATTTTCCCCTTATATAAGAATGGAGATGAGGGGGTACTGAAACCATTTACTTACTAGTTGTGTGCAAAGAAAGAAACTTGGAAGGATATACTATACAAGTCCCAAAAACATTGCAAGTCTTGAACTGTAGAGCATGAAACGTCCCCAGAGCCATAACATCAAGTCCCTGAAACACCAAAGGAAGATACAAAGTTTATGTGAAATGTTTCTGTTAGGCGTTTCATCAAACAGTTGGTCGATGACAGTGTGCTACCTCACGTTCTAAGTATCGGCGGCGTCAAATGTTCTCTGCGTTTGTTCATATAATCTTTTCCTGTTCCCCTGCTGTGTTTGTCTGGTAAAATCACCACCAAGGTTATcacaattttgtttgtttgttattcCCTCTTCCCCGCTAGTTTACCTGTGACGGGCCTTCATATACCAAGTCTAACggaaaatatagttttattattattattttttttgagtaatattattattttttcttgattaaaatttaaatatttataaagaagaaagaaaatttaatattatttatttactaTGTTTTGTTATACTGAACAATCAAAttgtttgttttatattattatataataataaaaaatatataattatgttaagGAATAATGCTCCTTGTGTTCAGTGTTTTAAAAAATTGCAAATCGATTTAGTCTATGGACGTTAGAATTATTTAGACAACAAaatgtttattatattattaactaaaattaatttaatactatttttaaattattcataCAAACAGATTTTAGtatggtaaaaaaaaattcGATCTAAATGTATAGTAAATTACACTAATTAGCTGTGCTAGTATTTAGTTTGAAATAACTGCCAAGAATTTTTAGCCTTTTATAttcataatcaaataaaaactatatacttcgtattatatttataaaaaattagaatttttttttggtaagaaaatatttttcctAACCAAGTGATAAaaggaaaatttataaaaatatttattttcagttttatttttaaaaacacaactaaaattataattgaaactCTAGTtgagaatatttaattaattttcagGTTACGAGAattgttattaaattatatatggcataaaaattatttacaatttGAATGTTTTAAGAAAGtccaataattatttataaatatttcaaaaacgaATTTTCTGTGGTGTGCACAAGGACACACCATAATCACTAACatggtggatggataataaatgtaaatgacccctgcattcacatcaattccatcaaTCAAACCAAACCATTTTCATAAAAGTTGGTGCTTATTATGTGATTttggcacacattagaaagaccgtttcaaaaaataaaagttgaaaATAAAATGACCATGTATCGGTCACGAAGGGACTACGCCAGCGCACACGCACACGCACATTCACATTCGGCTCACTGCCGCTGCTCAACAACCGAGTCCATCAGCTATAATGTACCTGCACTGCCGACATTAATATTTTCACCAGACTTATCCACTACTCCCTATTCATTGTATTCAATATTCAAGAGTACTACTAATTAAAATACCTTTCCCAACCTCCTCATACAAGTTACTAAAATCACTACCAGATGCTTCCAGACTCTTCTATAACCTCCTTCCTTCCTTCTCACCTCTTAAGAACCCCCTTCTCTCCCTTTTCCTCATCATATCTATACTATTTGTATCAATACATAGTTCTTTGGTCTCTCATCCATGGCTTCTGATGAAACTGAGATGACGCTTTATGACTTTCTCATCAATTTAAGCAACAGAGGTCTTTTTCAGTTCTCACCAAACTCACGATTCAACCTCGACCCAGTTCAGGATTCATCGCAAAGATCCGACCCACCTGTTTCTGATCAAACGGAGATGCCCCAGGTGACACCAAATGACCAATTGAATAATTCAAGAACTACTGATCTTTCTCAGAACACACCCATCACAACCGACTCCACAGATTCGCAAACCAACACCGACCCAGATCAAGATTCATCAGAAAGATCCGACCCACGTGAtcggatcatccttttgaaccCCTTGACACGGCGCGTGGTGGTGATCGAAGGCAGCGCGTCGAGAATTGATGCTCTGGTGCGTAACCTAACGGGCCCCACTGGCCCACCACCAGCTTCAAAAGCATCAATCGAAGCTATGCGATCAGTGGAAACTAAAGAGGATGATGAGTGTGTGATATGTATGGATGAGTTTGTGGGTGGCTTGGCTAAAGAGATGCCTTGTAAGCATAAGTTCCATGGGGAGTGTGTTGAAAAGTGGCTTAAAATTAATGGGTCTTGTCCTGTTTGTAGATATAAGATGCCTGAGGAAGATGATAATGATTTTAATCACAAGAATCCTTTTGAGGGTGAAGAGGTGAGGAGAAGAGGAAGCTTTGTTACTATTAGCGTTGGCACACTAAGGGTGGAACCAAATCAAATGGCTACACAAGGTTCTGATGGACAAGACAGTGAGATACAATCAATAGATTAGTTACAAGTTAGAAcacaagattttattttttccttGTTACAATTTTTATGGTTATGTCTTTCTCAGCACAATGCAGGAAAAACAAGATGTTTTCTACCGCATGTTTgagtaaatatttgattttatattggtTAGATTGGTGCTTTGGACTGTTTAAAGTGCTATGAACTGTGGTGTGTGCCCTTTTTTTATTTACGTGCCAAACTGCACATAATCTGAATACAGTGAGACATTGCATTAGTACATGATTGATTTTAGggattaagagcatctccaagattTGTTTTCTagatattaatataaaacaatGAACCCCTAGCAAATCATTACATTATTAGAAATGTAAAGGTTCAGAGTGTTTTTAGGAGTCAATAAAGTTTCTTAAAACTCTAAATTTTTTTCATGTCTCTTTATTTTTGTACTCAAGACCTTATTTAAGAGTCTCTTGTATATATAGTTTAAGGATCAGGAAGTTTAGATGGACTCTAAGTGGCCTGCTTTAGGCAATGGTTGTGTCTCCACTTCAAGGCCAGAGTCCATGAGTTCTTGCTTCCACAATTATGTTTTGTACTTGTGGTGTCCTGGTGTAGAGATGTGCACTAatttgtttaaagtaaaaattatGGGTCCGGATGACCGGATCCCTAATACGTGAATGTTAGTATGTTACATCGTGCTGTTAGGTTTGATGTGATACATCATACTTTGTTAGGTTTGGATGTGAAGACAGGagattatgataaaattatatgttacaCGAAAATTGGCCTGGTGGGAGCACTTCACTGGTAGCTATCCCCTGAAATTGGCTTCATTGGTATAACGAACTCAGGCTACCCATGTAGAATTtagatatacacatatataaattcttTGAGGATGGTGGGTACATAGAGCAATATACATGTTTTGTATTAGAAGCATTCTCATTCCCATTATGATGCATAGAAGATATTCATATACCATCCGATTGCTCCACATCCTTCGAGTTCAAATCTATTTCCTTCCGACTGAACTCCAGATTACTCGAGTAATGGCTGTTCAAATCTAGCGTCTCCAGAAAATCAAACCTCGTCAACTGATCAGTCCTCTGAGCTTTTGGTCTTTTCCATAATGGTTGATCCACAGAGTCCCCTTCAAAAAGACTGCACTCACTTCTTTTTCTTCCATTCCCTTGCTCTGCAGGAATACTGTTCTTGTGAGAATGCATTTCCATCAGAGAAAGCTCTGGGGAATTCGGGTTTATGTTTGTAATTTCCTCTGTTTCGTGTTCTTGAAAATGACCTTCCTTTCTCCCAGAGCTTTCTGATGACGTTAAAGAACTTTCTAGAGAACTTCTAGTGCCCCTTGATGGCTTCTTCTCACTACTTCTTAAGATAGAGCCATGGATTTCTGTTAACATAGATAGTGAAGAACTAGGACAACCACTGTCCACCATGGACACTAATTGAGAAAGTTCAGTTTTAGCAAGTTCCACTTCTGCAGAAGATGCATTACATCCAGAAAGTGTGTCCTGTGCTTTCTTCAGCACAGAGTGCAAATACTTTCCTTGCGCCTCAATCCGCAATTGCAAATGTCTCTGCACCTAGATTATACTCCAAGATTTTATCATTTTGATGATCATAAGAATGAAACTAAGAAGAGAATGCAATGATCACGAGAAGTTTCTTTCTTACTTCAATTTGCTCGTGAAGTTTACTCTGCACCTCGATTTGCATATGTAGAGCCTGAGCTATTTTCAAGCTCCTGAATGAGACATAATCTCAATTAACAATGATCTTTTGtactcaaattaaaaaaaacagagagaatAATCTTTCAAGTATTATTACTCATTAATTTGGGTCGGCCTCCCATCGTGATACTCCCTGCTGAGGGGAGCTATCCGCCTCTCGTCATACTCTGCATAGGTGAATTGTCTATTAGTCCAAAATTCAATTGTTGTGGATAATTCTATTAGTTTGAGAATCAGTGTCACTATGTGATGGGTACTCACCTGCTTGATCATCGTCCAAGCTAGATTGTGATTGTTGACCTTTACCTAGTCTGTATTTCTGCAGCAcagaatataaaaaattagagtgATTCTTTTCCATTTGCTATAGCTGTATATATGAGCTAAAGAAATGGAAAAATGCCTGCAAGTGACTCTTTAGATGGTACAATGTAAGCCCATGAATGCCCATCAGCCTCATCAAAGATTTCGGTGTTGCCTCTGGCCAATCATGATGGTAATTAGGAAAATGAATCAGTGACATAGGTGTAAAATTAACATGATTGCAGAATCTGAGAGAAAATACTTACTGTCTGCACCACCGAGCTGCGCCACAGCATGGACAAACTTTTGGTGAAGTTGAGGATTCCATTTGAGCCTGGGCTTGGCATCACTTGACAGAACCAAGTTCATATTTTGATCTTGTTGCATATTCTGTAGAGCCATTATGTTTGTTTTAAGTGGAAGATGAGAATGCAGGTGAAATCTTTTCTGAGCTAATGGGTCATAAAATGATGAGTGAGTTGGTGTTGGCAGCTGGAGTTCTCTTTATAAATGGGAGTTGTTGGAGGACACACCACCATATCTGGAAACATAAGTGGGGTTGTGTTTGGATGGGAATATATGCTATTAGCTGTgcctaatattattaattatcattgttaaatataaatttgtatgaTCTTTGACTTAAGAGGGTGAGGGGAGAATCTGTGATGTAGCAAAAACAGTAAAAGCAAGACACTTGAAATGGAGTCTCAAAAGCAGAGAAATGAGGAAAAAAGTGTATGGTTTGTTTTTATCTTCCTGTTGTGCTATCCCCACCCTCCTCTCTCTGAATGAACAAACATAAAGATATGTATATGAATGTATGCATATATGTGTTTGATTCCTGGTGAATAAGGCAGGCCTACCATGATGTATAGTGGGATCAACTTTGTAAAACTGTGAGAAGCTTTGATTATTATAATAGTGGGGGGATGCTTTAGTGGATATATCTTTATAAAGATTGAAAGGGATAATAACCAAACATGCATTATTCATTTTAGGTTTTGAAATGCCTTCTTTTTGAGTTTCTGTTTGAGCAGGGTGTGGTGGGATTGGCAGATTCTTTTTGTTCTTTGTAGGGATGGAGGAATCAAAGAATCCAACAATAGATTTTAGGACAAACTTGCCGTATTCATGTTATCTGCAACTACTTTACAGAAAGGAAAAGTAAATGAATGAGCCAATTCATTGTAGCCTGATTTGCAACTTATGTTTCATAGATTAGACATTGTTAGCATAATATATGATCCTGACCAGCCCTCCTCCTAACAGgttgaggttttaggagaattggttatttaacatggtatcagagctaagTCTCAAGACTCGAGTTCTGGGTTAATGCCTTTGCGTTTCACTGGAAGTATACAGGCAGTGCACACACAAACAAAATGCCCAACACAACCTTGTGTTTCTACTTTCCTGATCTAAAAGGAATCATCCAAGAAAAAAGGGGTccaaaataaaagatataagGAATATAAAGAAACCAATTAACATGAGCTACTCTTGTGTACAAGTCCTACGAAAAAATATATTCCAAAGATAGTGTTCTCTTTATATCCTTATAGTTTACAGTCTTTATTTTACATCTCTTAGCTCAAGGATTCGGCCTTTTGATTTCTAGAATTGCAGTCAATTATTCCTAGTAGCTCAAATCACAACTCAATGATTGATTCCAAAGCATTGCCGTCTCAGTGCCATACATTCAGTTGGTCTGCTGCAATTTTTAATTGTTCCAAAGTAAAAATGATCTGAACGTAGCATGCATAACAATGATCAGGATTCCAGAACTGTTATACCTAAAGGCCTTGCCTTTAATGTGAAAATCTAATGCAATTCCGTCTTCGTGTAATAACAGATCAGCACTcagtttactggatccaagagAATCAAGAGGTCCTGTAATAATCGATCCGTAGGATATGTTTTATGCATTGGTTTCTCCAATATCGCATCCAGCTGGATACTTTGGACTTTGAATCGGATATGGTATAACGAGAAGCAAATACCATTCACCTAGCTTATGCTTCTTGGCTGTACTAATATTCCCTTCTGTCGACTCACACTTAAATTCAAcaagaatataattataaacaagTTCTACATTATATGTGGCCCAAATGtttgaaaaacaagaaaagaattgtTATTCATATATGCCTTTTTCTTTAAACAGCTGCTGTAAGCTCCTTTCTGACTTTAAATATTCTACTGAGGTAAAGGAGATTCCAGGATGATGCCAAGTGACCCCTTGGTATTTTTCGATCAGTAGTATGAAGGTCCGGTGAATCGAAAGTCACAAAAATGAAGATGCCTAATCAATTATTATTCCATTAGGGACCCAAAGCAGGAGATCTATTAACAAATCTGAAAGCAtagaaagaagatgagaagaaTATGACCCGAGGAATCGAGTAAAGGGAAACAAAGGGAACTTGTCACCATCCCTCAGTGCATCATTTAGACTTGCTTAGAAAACACAACTGCTGACTGAGAATGACGAGCGCATAATGTCATTTATCAATTTCTTCTTTTCTATTCTCACCAGTGAGTTTTTTGGGCTTTAAGAAAGAAGCATGTTTATCAAGAAAAGAATGATTTAACAGTAAAAGCTTGCAGATGCATGTTTCTGAATAATTACCTATGTTTCTTTGTCTACTAGCTTAAACCTGGCTTCCACATATGCGTTGCAAGCTGTTCTGTGCAAAACTAACTGGCATACAATCATAAAACAAAGTAATCTTACTTTTTCTTCTGCAGATTCAAGCGTAAATGATCACATAATTGTGTCTTCTTCGTCAAAAGTGATCAAACGAGCATACAAACTTTTATGTTGccaatttttgatatt
This region includes:
- the LOC108209302 gene encoding uncharacterized protein LOC108209302, which produces MALGTFHALQFKTCNVFGTCIVYPSKFLSLHTTNVQLKQSKIEARNNTRTESPKIRNRRIRKKFNGTPTRPRLSVFCSDKQLYAMLVDDHNKKNLFYGSTLQKAMRDDPSCSTVEAAKLVGEELVKACIDLNINEISSYDRNGCVRGAKMEAFEIAISHHGFLTE
- the LOC108209300 gene encoding E3 ubiquitin-protein ligase MPSR1 is translated as MASDETEMTLYDFLINLSNRGLFQFSPNSRFNLDPVQDSSQRSDPPVSDQTEMPQVTPNDQLNNSRTTDLSQNTPITTDSTDSQTNTDPDQDSSERSDPRDRIILLNPLTRRVVVIEGSASRIDALVRNLTGPTGPPPASKASIEAMRSVETKEDDECVICMDEFVGGLAKEMPCKHKFHGECVEKWLKINGSCPVCRYKMPEEDDNDFNHKNPFEGEEVRRRGSFVTISVGTLRVEPNQMATQGSDGQDSEIQSID
- the LOC108209299 gene encoding myb family transcription factor PHL8, with protein sequence MALQNMQQDQNMNLVLSSDAKPRLKWNPQLHQKFVHAVAQLGGADKATPKSLMRLMGIHGLTLYHLKSHLQKYRLGKGQQSQSSLDDDQAEYDERRIAPLSREYHDGRPTQINESLKIAQALHMQIEVQSKLHEQIEVQRHLQLRIEAQGKYLHSVLKKAQDTLSGCNASSAEVELAKTELSQLVSMVDSGCPSSSLSMLTEIHGSILRSSEKKPSRGTRSSLESSLTSSESSGRKEGHFQEHETEEITNINPNSPELSLMEMHSHKNSIPAEQGNGRKRSECSLFEGDSVDQPLWKRPKAQRTDQLTRFDFLETLDLNSHYSSNLEFSRKEIDLNSKDVEQSDGI